DNA sequence from the Electrophorus electricus isolate fEleEle1 chromosome 19, fEleEle1.pri, whole genome shotgun sequence genome:
actaacaagattgatgttatgaagtggccagcccaatccccagacctcaatccaattgagaatttgtggagtgatgtcaaaaatgctgtttttgatgcaaaacccaagaatgcagaagaactgtggaatgtagtccagtcagcttgggctgcaATACCTGTTCGCaagtgtcagatgttagttgactccatgccacacagatataaagcagttatcagaaatgaaggttatacaactaaatattagttcagtgatcaacagaaaaactaaatctaaacatctttcagtttatactgtcaatatttgagtttgtaaattaaaatgaagacactgccaTTTTTTTGAAcggcccattattctttttttcttcattttcagtttaaaattttatttcgttcatgttttcatttggaattgaacgTGCAGTGCTCCCaatgcctttgtgtatatggaaataaatgttatgaggactgagctttttctcagttgttttaaacacactgctattattttgcacataactgtagtTCATGTTTGTTCTATAATTACTTCACGTTTGCTGTTGCacctgatttttatttatttatttttttcccccactttaACCTAGTTGAAAAGTatctgtggtgttttttttcccaggacAGTAGTGAGGGTAACACAGCAACTCTAGGACAGCCAGGGAGTGTAGGTTCACAAGCAAGCCAAAACCAGTTTGTACATTTCGCTGTctgcacagagccacagatgTGGAGGAACAGATTAAAAGGTAGACTCAGATTTCTCAGCCTATAGTAATGAGTTCACGTGACAATAGAAAATTTGCTAAATGCTTTATTACTCATTCATATATGAGTGAATGGGAAAAATAATCCGAGTTGACATCATCTTGGAGTCTTGGAGTGTGCCCTTCTGTTTTTGGCACTTCGTTCACAGCACTGTTGGCTCTGAGAGGACATCGCACCTTTTTTTGCCGTCTCTTGAGCCAAAGAAGTGTCTTCTCCAGAGATGCTGCAGTATAGCCGCTGTCCTGCTTTGGTGCCGATATACTCAAAAACCGGGGGCTCTCCAAAACTAGCAGGGCAGGGTCCTGTTTGCTTCCCTGTGTTGCTGGTGCAGTAGACCAGATCCTCCATCATGGGTTCAGGACTCAATATAATCTGCACAGGTTCAGACGTGCAGAGACTGGGCCGCTTTGTCAGCTTGGCCGTCTGCTGATACCTGGAAGGGGCTGATGGTTTGCCCGTCTCTCCAACAGGGGCAGCGTGCGGTTGATGCACCACATCCCTTGTCTTGCAATCCTCTTTCATGATGGACTTTGCCTGGATTGGCCCCTTTTCCCTCTCCCCAGCATGGAGGGGCAGCCGAACACGCTGGAGTGGCCGGCGCTCCTTTACTGTGTAATCGGCACGCATGGTGGAGAGAAACCTAATGATGCCCTCTGGAGGGCTGTAGTGCTCCTTCTTGCGAGGCTGTTTTCGTGGCAGGGGCCACAACTTGTACTTGTCACGGAACTCTGTGGTTTCTTGAAATGGCTTACGGTATGGCTTCCGATCAGCTTTAACCTTGATGGGCTTGAGCACGTTTGCGGGAAGGCCCTTGTAATCCTTTTTGTAAGTGGAGGCTCCATTAAAAGGTGGAGTATACTTCTTTCTAGGCGGTCTTGGCTGTATGGGGTGAGTGCCATAATGGGGTTTGTGGTTGGTTGTCCCATCAAAAGCCAGAGACTCCTTCACCTCTGGCTTCAGCTTGAGGTTCTTTCTGGTTGATGTGAAATTCTCTAGGCAATTGTCATCTCTGTATGACACTGTGTTTGCAAATTTGCCTATAGGTGGGAGTGTGAGGTTATCTTTGGCTTGGGAAGGTTGCCAACACTCAGTACAGTATTGTTTAGAGTGCTCTGTAATTGAAAAAAGAGAGGCAATATGGGTGGGTCCATAAGACCTTTACCTATTAATGACTGTATTCCCAAAAGGAAATACATGAAGTAACATCATATGCCTTATTAGTATTGAAATTATAGAGCTTAAGAAGCTTCACAGTGATTGGTGCAGTTTTTGTccaaagaaattaataaaatatatcttaaaatCTTAAACATCATCTCAATTCTCTTCTGGTTCTGGATGTCCAGTACTTACCTTTGCACTGTGACATAGTATCCCTCTTAGTAGCTAGGGAGTGGTGCTCCTTAGTTGTGCTCGCTACGTGTTTCTGCACACCATGTTTGTTGTAGTCCACTGCATATGTGCTAATGAACGTCATGGTACCATCAGGGGGGACGTAGACCTTTACTGGTTTGGGAGACTTAGTCACTTCATGGCGGACATAGTCCATTCTGAAAAAGACCATGGGATGGAGACTGTCActctctgaaggggaggatggtGGGATGGAAACTTAGGAAAGTTAGGAAAGTCACTTAGGAaagttaaatgggtgctctggctgctatgccagagaGCTGGTTCTTTGGTtcggtcagagctcatgtttacctctTGTCAGACCTGGGTTTAAGTCCTGgttagggtggctgccttcagttTTTGTTACatatggtgtcagaagtgggatggtgGTGGGCTCATCAGGAGTGTGCCCCAGGTTGATGAACCCACCCCActgtgaggggatggtgtaGCACAGTGAGAGGACCCCTGATGAGGTGTGTGAACTTGATGGAAAGGGcagttgtgtgtggagggacaTGTGGACAGTGTCATGCACAAAAGACACTCCCTgcaggtgaaggcagtgtgATGGGGACCGTCACCCTCCAAAGGGAGGACTGTGTGATGGAGGctgtcacttaggaaggttaaatgtgtgctctggctgctatgccagggagctggctctttggtctggtggtcagagctcgaGTTTACCTCCTGTTAGCACGGGTTTCGAGTCAGCCTTTGTTACACACCACCCACTCCTGCTTAACATGGATGGGATTATTTGGTTCTTCAGGTTCAAGTCCAAACCTGGGTGGATCATGCAcactgaaaatctttttttaggTATAGATATCCTGCCTTCACCTCCCTTTAGAGCCTCTTACCTGAATGT
Encoded proteins:
- the LOC113577325 gene encoding stabilizer of axonemal microtubules 2, which codes for MAATGGQDIRHDHIQWGGFINLGHTPDEPTTIPLLTPYVTKTEGSHPNQDLNPGLTRVSIPPSSPSESDSLHPMVFFRMDYVRHEVTKSPKPVKVYVPPDGTMTFISTYAVDYNKHGVQKHVASTTKEHHSLATKRDTMSQCKEHSKQYCTECWQPSQAKDNLTLPPIGKFANTVSYRDDNCLENFTSTRKNLKLKPEVKESLAFDGTTNHKPHYGTHPIQPRPPRKKYTPPFNGASTYKKDYKGLPANVLKPIKVKADRKPYRKPFQETTEFRDKYKLWPLPRKQPRKKEHYSPPEGIIRFLSTMRADYTVKERRPLQRVRLPLHAGEREKGPIQAKSIMKEDCKTRDVVHQPHAAPVGETGKPSAPSRYQQTAKLTKRPSLCTSEPVQIILSPEPMMEDLVYCTSNTGKQTGPCPASFGEPPVFEYIGTKAGQRLYCSISGEDTSLAQETAKKGAMSSQSQQCCERSAKNRRAHSKTPR